The proteins below are encoded in one region of Homo sapiens chromosome 8, GRCh38.p14 Primary Assembly:
- the EEF1D gene encoding elongation factor 1-delta isoform X3, with product MGAERLVGVPPHDVTMPCLLGSCSHPTPNPQPLPLPISLALMRSGKASCTLETVWEDKHKYEEAERRFYEHEATQAAASAQQLPAEGPAMNGPGQDDPEDADEAEAPDGGSRRDPRKSQDSRKPLQKKRKRSPKSGLGPADLALLGLSAERVWLDKSLFDQAESSYRQKLADVAAQAAWPPALAPWGLCTHGNQVACHHVTWGIWVNKSSFDQAERAFVEWSQALLLAPDGSRRQGTPNTGQQVAVPDLAHQPSPPVNGQPPLGSLQALVREVWLEKPRYDAAERGFYEALFDGHPPGKVRLQERAGLAEGARRGRRDRRGRNILGNKRAGLRRADGEAPSALPYCYFLQKDAEAPWLSKPAYDSAECRHHAAEALRVAWCLEAASLSHRPGPRSGLSVSSLRPNRKMATNFLAHEKIWFDKFKYDDAERRFYEQMNGPVAGASRQSSGPGASSGTSGDHGELVVRIASLEVENQSLRGVVQELQQAISKLEARLNVLEKSSPGHRATAPQTQHVSPMRQVEPPAKKPATPAEDDEDDDIDLFGSDNEEEDKEAAQLREERLRQYAEKKAKKPALVAKSSILLDVKPWDDETDMAQLEACVRSIQLDGLVWGASKLVPVGYGIRKLQIQCVVEDDKVGTDLLEEEITKFEEHVQSVDIAAFNKI from the exons ATGGGAGCAGAGAGACTGGTGGGGGTACCACCGCACGATGTCACAATGCCCTGTCTCCTGGGCTCttgctcccaccccacccccaacccacaacCCCTGCCTCTGCCCATCAGCCTGGCCTTG ATGAGGAGCGGGAAGGCCTCCTGCACCCTGGAGACCGTGTGGGAAGACAAGCACAAGTATGAGGAGGCCGAGCGGCGCTTCTACGAACACGAGGCCACACAGGCGGCCGCCTCCGCCCAGCAGCTGCCAGCCGAGGGGCCAGCCATGAATGGGCCCGGCCAGGACGACCCTGAGGACGCTGATGAGGCGGAAGCCCCTGACGGCGGCAGCAGGCGTGATCCCAGGAAGAGCCAGGACAGCAGGAAGCCCCTGCAGAAAAAGAGGAAGCGCTCCCCCAAGAGCGGGCTCGGCCCCGCGGACCTGGCCCTCCTGGGCCTCTCGGCCGAACGCGTGTGGCTGGACAAGTCACTTTTCGACCAGGCAGAGAGCTCCTACCGCCAGAAGCTGGCAGATGTGGCTGCCCAGgcagcctggcctcctgccttggccccttgGGGTCTCTGCACCCATGGAAACCAGGTGGCCTGCCACCACGTGACCTGGGGGATCTGGGTCAACAAGTCCTCCTTCGACCAGGCTGAGCGGGCCTTCGTGGAGTGGTCTCAGGCCCTGTTGCTGGCCCCCGACGGCAGCCGCAGGCAGGGGACTCCCAACACAGGCCAGCAGGTGGCCGTCCCCGACCTGGCCCACCAGCCCAGCCCACCGGTCAATGGCCAGCCCCCGCTGGGCAGCCTGCAGGCACTGGTTCGGGAGGTGTGGCTGGAGAAGCCCCGGTATGATGCAGCCGAGAGGGGCTTCTACGAGGCCCTGTTTGACGGCCATCCCCCAGGGAAGGTGCGCCTGCAAGAGCGAGCCGGCCTGGCCGAGGGTGCCCGGCGGGGCCGCAGAGACCGGCGGGGCCGCAACATCTTAGGGAACAAGCGGGCCGGGCTGCGACGGGCCGATGGGGAGGCCCCCTCTGCCTTGCCCTACTGTTACTTCCTGCAGAAGGATGCAGAGGCCCCCTGGCTCAGCAAGCCTGCCTACGACAGCGCCGAGTGCCGCCACCACGCTGCCGAGGCCCTGCGGGTGGCCTGGTGCCTCGAAGCTGCCTCCCTGTCTCACCGACCCGGTCCTCGGTCTGGCCTGTCCGTGTCCAGCCTGAGACCCAA CAGAAAAATGGCTACAAACTTCCTAGCACATGAGAAGATCTGGTTCGACAAGTTCAAATATGACGACGCAGAAAGGAGATTCTACGAGCAGATGAACGGGCCTGTGGCAGGTGCCTCCCGCCAG AGCTCAGGCCCCGGGGCCTCCAGCGGCACCAGCGGAGACCACGGTGAGCTCGTCGTCCGGATTGCCAGTCTGGAAGTGGAGAACCAGAGTCTGCGTGGCG TGGTACAGGAGCTGCAGCAGGCCATCTCCAAGCTGGAGGCCCGGCTGAACGTGCTGGAGAAGAGCTCGCCTGGCCACCGGGCCACGGCCCCACAGACCCAG CACGTATCTCCCATGCGCCAAGTGGAGCCCCCAGCCAAGAAGCCAGCCACACCAGCAGAGGATGACGAGGATGATGACATTGACCTGTTTGGCAGTGACAATgaggaggaggacaaggaggCGGCACAGCTGCGGGAGGAGCGGCTACGGCAGTACGCGGAGAAGAAGGCCAAGAAGCCTGCACTGGTGGCCAAGTCCTCCATCCTGCTGGATGTCAAGCCT TGGGATGATGAGACGGACATGGCCCAGCTGGAGGCCTGTGTGCGCTCTATCCAGCTGGACGGGCTGGTCTGGGGGGCTTCCAAGCTGGTGCCCGTGGGCTACGGTATCCGGAAGCTACAGATTCAGTGTGTGGTGGAGGACGACAAGGTGGGGACAGACTTGCTGGAGGAGGAGATCACCAAGTTTGAGGAGCAC GTGCAGAGTGTCGATATCGCAGCTTTCAACAAGATCTGA